One window of the Klebsiella sp. WP3-W18-ESBL-02 genome contains the following:
- the lapD gene encoding cyclic di-GMP receptor LapD has protein sequence MSLYKQLLIGICLFTLTIFCGNFFATLESSREQYHNQLSAHAQDAATALGLSLTAHIDDPVMTELMVNSIFDSGYFYRIQVVDIKTGHPIIERQNIPPSANVPGWFVRMVHLNPGQGEAIVMRGWTQAARVEVVSHPMFALSRLWSSLVASFLWLTGCSVLCILGATFLLRNRLRPLNYIVEQATAISRREFLSLPALPKTPELRRVVEATNMMVTQLKALFSEQAKRTESLRQEAYNDSLTGLNNRRAFDIKFQTRLSDEDHADGNLILLRVQDLMGLNQRLGGANTDTLLKAVADILNNLQQRFFHAEGFVARVRGGEFAIITAPVLPTEMESFASALSTQLKSLNETGLSDVTPVAHFAQVAFHYGDTPQHLLRQADQILVAAEADMRTFVDANANAQQVTDEDHHHWHQRLTDILDREAFELYSQPVYECNTKHIVLHRKILARIKTADGEIIPAGRFIPWVRRLSLGRRMDVVMLKQTLRAMESTSHAFALSISGESVADDDSLNALLQPLKAARHLASRLTLELDENELPEPDRVNLLVKKLQELGCGLGLQHFGGRFHLIGNLPQWGLAWIKVDGGYIHQINKEEDKKLFIEAIYWATRQINLPLIAERVETEGELAVLEKIGLYGAMGRYFSDASTL, from the coding sequence GCTACTGATTGGCATCTGCCTGTTTACGCTGACGATCTTCTGCGGGAATTTTTTCGCCACGCTGGAAAGCTCGCGCGAACAGTACCATAACCAGCTGAGCGCCCATGCCCAGGACGCCGCCACAGCGCTCGGCCTGTCGCTGACCGCACACATCGACGATCCCGTCATGACGGAACTGATGGTGAACTCAATTTTTGACAGTGGCTACTTCTACCGCATTCAGGTCGTCGATATCAAAACCGGCCACCCGATTATCGAACGCCAGAACATTCCGCCCAGCGCTAACGTGCCGGGCTGGTTTGTCCGGATGGTGCACCTGAACCCCGGCCAGGGGGAAGCCATCGTCATGCGCGGCTGGACGCAGGCCGCGCGCGTGGAGGTGGTTAGCCACCCGATGTTTGCCCTTTCACGCCTGTGGAGCAGCCTCGTTGCCAGCTTCCTGTGGCTGACCGGCTGTAGCGTGCTGTGTATTCTGGGCGCCACGTTCCTGCTGCGCAACCGCCTGCGCCCGCTGAACTACATCGTTGAACAGGCCACCGCCATCAGCCGTCGCGAGTTCCTGAGCCTGCCCGCGCTGCCAAAAACGCCGGAACTGCGCCGGGTTGTAGAAGCCACAAACATGATGGTCACGCAGCTCAAAGCACTGTTCAGCGAACAGGCTAAACGGACCGAGTCTCTGCGTCAGGAAGCCTATAACGACAGCCTCACTGGCCTGAACAACCGCCGCGCCTTTGACATTAAATTCCAGACCCGCCTGAGCGATGAAGATCACGCCGACGGCAACCTGATCCTGCTGCGCGTCCAGGATCTGATGGGCCTCAACCAGCGTCTTGGCGGCGCCAACACCGACACCCTGCTTAAAGCGGTGGCCGATATTCTTAACAACCTCCAGCAGCGCTTCTTCCACGCAGAAGGCTTCGTCGCCCGCGTGCGCGGCGGTGAGTTTGCTATCATCACCGCGCCGGTGCTGCCGACGGAAATGGAGAGCTTCGCCAGCGCCCTCAGCACACAGCTAAAATCACTGAACGAAACCGGCCTGAGCGACGTCACCCCGGTGGCGCACTTTGCCCAAGTCGCTTTCCACTATGGCGATACCCCACAACATCTGCTGCGTCAGGCGGATCAAATCCTGGTGGCGGCAGAAGCCGACATGCGCACGTTCGTCGATGCTAACGCCAACGCACAGCAGGTGACCGACGAAGATCACCACCACTGGCATCAGCGTCTGACGGACATTCTGGACAGAGAAGCCTTCGAGCTGTACTCGCAGCCGGTTTACGAATGCAATACTAAACACATTGTTTTACATAGAAAAATACTGGCTCGTATTAAAACCGCCGACGGCGAAATCATCCCAGCAGGCCGCTTTATTCCCTGGGTTCGCCGCCTGTCGCTCGGCCGTCGCATGGACGTCGTCATGCTCAAACAGACGCTGCGCGCCATGGAAAGCACCAGCCATGCCTTTGCGCTTAGCATCAGCGGTGAAAGCGTTGCCGACGATGACAGCCTGAACGCGCTGCTCCAACCGCTCAAAGCCGCACGCCATCTGGCGTCGCGCCTGACGCTTGAGCTGGACGAGAACGAACTTCCGGAACCAGACCGCGTAAACCTGCTGGTGAAAAAACTACAAGAACTGGGCTGTGGCCTGGGGCTCCAGCACTTCGGCGGCCGCTTCCACCTGATTGGCAACCTGCCGCAGTGGGGGCTTGCCTGGATTAAAGTCGACGGCGGCTATATCCATCAAATCAATAAAGAAGAAGACAAAAAGCTCTTTATCGAGGCCATTTACTGGGCAACGCGACAGATTAATTTACCCCTTATCGCCGAGCGGGTTGAAACCGAAGGCGAACTGGCAGTGCTGGAAAAAATTGGCCTCTACGGCGCTATGGGCCGCTATTTTAGCGATGCCAGCACC